A genome region from Gigantopelta aegis isolate Gae_Host chromosome 3, Gae_host_genome, whole genome shotgun sequence includes the following:
- the LOC121368944 gene encoding uncharacterized protein LOC121368944, producing MVNPDNSFPMLYVRGSNYDVGFSIGGTFSNRIKMYINECKGMNETIIPFYDSPRGRAVFDLTLRKTEDNFPQYVDEIKGTALGVGLPFERLFLLNMERDIVNGHARVIQEDNTGCSTVLVNTPDVKLMGHNEDGNPTVRDHGYMLSVAIENEAGRVDEQFVGMCYPGKLPGNTLSFNYHGLVTAMDNIRVKQAPATTPSQIVLRAMMAAKHLGDLVTILTNKGFGCVAGMAVNVWSLNDLDSPSVIELCPSDTESSCHVIKIEEPSYYHVNMFRHREADELLPKTSSVRRTERIKELSPPRCFADIRDILGDTEVKDYPLYRLPSPTDNSATYCTSIVDMLNKELVVYRGNPKTSRPLIRMPLTLF from the coding sequence ATGGTGAACCCCGACAATTCCTTTCCAATGTTGTACGTCAGGGGAAGCAACTACGATGTGGGATTCAGTATTGGAGGCACATTCAGCAACCGAATCAAGATGTACATTAACGAATgtaaaggaatgaatgaaacGATAATTCCATTTTACGATTCGCCAAGAGGTCGCGCCGTTTTTGACTTAACACTACGTAAAACAGAAGACAACTTTCCCCAGTACGTCGATGAGATCAAAGGCACGGCGCTGGGTGTAGGCCTGCCGTTTGAACGGCTGTTTTTACTCAACATGGAACGAGACATCGTCAACGGCCATGCGAGAGTGATCCAGGAAGACAATACCGGCTGCAGCACCGTCCTCGTCAACACCCCGGATGTAAAGCTGATGGGCCACAACGAAGATGGCAACCCAACGGTTCGAGACCACGGGTATATGCTGAGTGTGGCAATCGAGAACGAGGCTGGCAGAGTGGACGAACAGTTTGTGGGAATGTGCTACCCTGGGAAACTTCCCGGAAACACTCTGTCCTTCAACTACCATGGACTCGTGACGGCCATGGACAACATCCGTGTCAAACAGGCCCCGGCTACGACACCAAGTCAGATTGTGCTGCGAGCCATGATGGCGGCAAAACATCTCGGCGATCTTGTCACTATCTTGACAAACAAAGGTTTCGGATGTGTGGCTGGCATGGCGGTGAATGTGTGGTCGCTGAATGACCTTGACTCGCCGTCGGTGATTGAACTCTGTCCCAGCGACACGGAGTCGAGCTGTCACGTGATCAAGATCGAGGAGCCGAGCTACTACCACGTGAATATGTTCAGACACCGAGAAGCAGACGAACTGTTGCCCAAAACGAGTTCCGTGAGGCGCACAGAAAGAATAAAGGAACTGTCGCCTCCCCGATGTTTCGCCGATATCCGAGACATCCTGGGCGATACGGAGGTGAAGGATTACCCTCTGTATCGGTTACCGAGTCCAACAGACAACTCGGCAACGTATTGTACTAGCATCGTCGACATGCTGAACAAAGAGCTGGTGGTGTATCGAGGAAATCCCAAGACCTCCAGGCCACTGATACGTATGCCCCTAACACTGTTCTAA